In Elusimicrobiota bacterium, a genomic segment contains:
- a CDS encoding thiamine phosphate synthase (catalyzes the formation of thiamine monophosphate from 4-methyl-5-(beta-hydroxyethyl)-thiazole monophosphate and 4-amino-5-hydroxymethyl pyrimidine pyrophosphate) has translation ALRVLEEYSKLFSASAGSEFKKIRFKLYTLEKKSCDFNRPGKK, from the coding sequence GCTCTCCGGGTGCTTGAAGAATACTCGAAGCTTTTTTCAGCATCTGCAGGATCCGAATTTAAGAAAATCAGGTTTAAATTATACACATTGGAGAAAAAAAGCTGTGACTTTAATCGACC